In Ancylothrix sp. D3o, the sequence TGGCGCTTCCATCACAGTTGCTAGGGGTATTTTTATCCGCAATCTCTCCTCAACTAGCACCACTAAATTAGCTGCTTTCAGCGAATCTCCTCCCAATTGAAAAAAATTATCTTTGATGCTAATTGGTGCTATGCCTAAAATTTTTTGCCAAATCTGGAGTAACTGTAACTCTAATTCGGTGCGAGGTTCTATCTCTTCTCGGATAGATTCAGAATTTAACCTCCAAGCATCAATACTATCTAAACTACCATTAAGGAATGCCGCCCGACAAGCTTGGCGCTGAATTTTACCGCTTGAAGTTTTGGGAATACTCCCCCTTTTCAACAGCACTATTGCATAAACCGGCAATTCCAGTTCTTCGGCTATGGCTTTACGAATCGCTGCAATAACTTCTTCTGAATTCAGAGTTTTTCCAGCACTACGTTCTACTTCTTGAACAATTACTATCTGCTCTGTTCCCTCAATTTCTACTGAAAAAGCTGCTCCCGCTGCGGAACGTAAAGCTGGGTGACTTTTTTCGACTATCCATTCAATATCTTGAGGATAATAATTTTCGCCTCGTCTTATTATTAAATCCTTTAACCGGCCAGAAACAAATAATTCTCCATCTTTAATAAATCCTAAATCGCCGGTTCGCAAAAACGGCCCTTCTTTTGTGTCTGTAATGTAAGCGTGAAACGTCTGGTTGGTGACATCGGGCCGGTTCCAGTACCCTTTTGCTATGCTAGAACCGGCTACCCAAATTTCTCCTATTTCATCTACCGCACACCGCGTGAAAGTGTGGGTATTTACTATTGCGATTTTGGTATTGCCAATAAAAGAACCGCATCCAACAATTACCGGTTCTCCTATTTGCGAGGTTTCTAAAACTTGATTTTTTTTCAGTGCTTCTGCGGAAACTCTTAAAAATAAAGGTCTATTATTCAAGGATTTTGCTGTGAGAGTTAGGGTTGATTCTGCTAACCCATACCCCGGACAAAATGTACTAGGCTCAAAACCGTAGGGTTTGAAGGTTTCTACAAAGGAATTAAGAGTTTCATGGCGGATGGGTTCGGCTCCAACACCGGCTACTTGCCAACTACTGAGGTTTAAATTTTGGCACAGTTCGGGTTTGGCATGACTAACACAATAATCGTAGATAAAATTGGTTCCAATACTGTGAGTGACTCGGTAGTTTGAAATAATTTCTAACCAGCGAATCGGTTGTTTCATTAATGCTAAAGGTGACATAACATAGCAGGAGATACCAGCATATAAAGGCCGCAATAATCCACCTACTAATCCTGCATCGTGAAAATGAGGCATCCAATTAGCAACGATGCTGTTTGAATTGTATCCTAATGCTGCAATGGCATCGCCTAAGTTAGCCATTAAGCATTTATGGGTTATTTCTACCCCTTTTGGGGTGGAGGTGGAACCAGATGTGTATTGTAAGTAAGCAATATCATCTGTGAAAACTGCCGGTTTTAATAATTGGTAGTTTTGTTCTACCGGCAATGTTTCGGTTGTTAATATTTTAGGTTGGCAATTACTAAATATCTGCTCTTTTAGCTTATCGAGTTGGGCATAAGTTTCGCTTGTTGTTAGTAAAAAATCCGGTTTTGCATCGTCAATAATTGCCTTGAGACGCGCTACAATTCGCTGTTTTCCAAACATTTCGGGTGCCGGTGCGGGAATGGCTATCATGTCGGCATAAAGACACCCGAAAAATGCAGCTAAAAATTCTAGTCCCGCCGGATAAATCAGTAAAACTCGACTTTTTGATTTTATTTGCGATTCAAGTGTAGCAGCAATTGCTATTGCACGTTGATTTAGCTGTGAATATGTCCAGCTATCTTTGATTGTTTTTCCTTCTCGCAAAAAGGCATAAGCCATTTTTTCTGGTTGTTTTGATGCCTGTTCGCGCAAGATATCAACAATGGTAGAATTTGAGTTTATTGAGTGCTTAAACATACACTGTCCGAGGTTTGACTTTAACTTCTTGCGCTAGGTATTTTGCCAAGGCTTCTATGCTAGAATATTCTGACAAAAGACTTGATTCTATTTCACATCCTAGCCACTGTTCTAAGTTGCCGAGTAGATTAATTAAGGTGACAGAATCTAATCCATAACTATCTACATCTGCTGTAATATCTATTTCCACCGGCTCAATTTCTAGCAAATCGGCAGTATAGGCAACTAACCAAGCGGTAATTTCTGTCTGTGCTTGCATTTGTTGTTCCGCAGGGCCGGCATTTTTTGGCGTTTTCTTTCTCGGCAAGCTTGCCACAATTTCAGTGTAGCGTTTCATTGCTTCTTGCCGACTCATTCCTTGATAGCGCTTCCATGCTTGCCATTGAATGTATTGGCGGGGATGTAAAATTGCATCGGGTTCTTCTTCATTACAATCTCCTTTTATTGCCTGCTTTTCTAGCCCATAAATTTCTATTTGCTGTTTATTTGGCGGTAGTTCAACATGATAAAAGCGGACTATATTGCTGGCTTTTTGAAATTCAGTTTCTATGGGGCTTAAATCATGCTTATCTCGTACAACATTGAGGTTATATTCATCTTTGCCAGACACTAAAATAGAAAAGTGCCGCTGAATATCATGGTTGTTCTGGTCAATAAAATCTCCTTTTAATCGATGAGAATAAATTGCTACACTAGGATGAATGTAAGCTGCCGAAATTGATAGGCGCTGACTATTACTAATATTAGGAAGAGAACTGTGCATGACGCTTTCAGTAAAAATAATAATTTGACCGGCTTTTGCCGGCACTATTTCCACTTCCCAGTCTGCCGGTTGAAACTCAAATGTTCCTGCTTTGATTCTGTCACCTTTATAAACTGATTTATGATTTCGATAGTTAGCAAAAGTTGAGTCTTCTGCATCTACAGAATTTGTGAGTATTTTAAACGGCTTTTTGTGCGTTCCGTTGGCAAATTGCAAACATCCTTTCTCGATAGGGACATCTTCCAAAGCAACCCATACTGTAAAGTTAATTGCGTTCGGATTCTTAGAAAAATCTAATTGAGGTTTTTCATAGTCAATATCAAACATCCAGTAATATTCTTTATATTGATGCCAACCCGTAGCGCCTTGATTGGGCAACAAATAAAAAATATCTGTTCTCCAAAGCAGCAAATCAGAAGTTTCTATCTGATTTAAACGCTGTACAATTTTTTGGCTGCTTACTAAACTTTTAATCGGTTCATGGAATAAATGATGGTCTCGGCTCGTACAATCAATATTGTACACATTGTTGTATAACTTCAGCGCCTTTTTTCCATTCAGTTCTGTAATCACTTCACTATGGCTTTCAATACATTGCTTAACCGGCTCAATTTCTTCGGTTGAAAAAGTATCTAGGGGGCCAACCCATCCTTTTTCGTGAAAATGAGCAATTTGCTGTTCTGTTAGTTTCATCTTTGCTACTCCTATTTTAGAGATAAGTTATTTTTTTCTAATATCTACAAATATTGCTTCCAGTTTGCCTTCTTGAAATTGAACTTTACAAGCATGGCGCATAATTTTGCCGCTGGAAGTTTTAGGGATGCTTCCTTGTTTGATTAAAACTACAGCATAAAGCTGTATTTCATGGAAAGCAGAAACTGCTTGACGAATTGTGCTGGTGATTTGTTTGCTATCTATCTGATTTTGCTCTGAACGATTCACCTCTTGAACTATAATAACACGCTCTTGACCTTCAGTTTCTACTGCAAAAGCTGCACCACAACCAAATCTAAGTGCGGGATGGCTTTGTTGGACGCTCAATTCGATATCTTGGGGATAATGATTGCAGCCTGAAATAATAATGACATCTTTTAATCTTCCTGTAACAAATAATTCATTATTTTTAATAAATCCTAAATCGCCGGTTCGCAAGAATGGACCTTCTTTTGTATCTGTAATGTAAGCTTGAAACGTCTTCTCGGTTAAATCCAAATGCTGCCAATATCCTTTTGCTACACTAGAACCGGCTACCCAAATTTCTCCGACTTCATCCACTCCACACCGCCTCAGAGTTTCGGGATTTACAATTGCAATTTTATTATCTCCTGCGGTTATCCCGCAACTTGTTAAGCTGACAAAATTTTCCGTTTCATTTTTTCCATAGACTACTACCCTACCTTGTGACAAGCTTTGTCGGGAAACTGTGCATATTTTGGGAATTTCATCAAGCTTCTTTGTTGTTACCATTAGTGTCGCTTCTGCTAATCCGTAACTAGGATAAAAAGCAGAAAAATTGAAGCCATAAGGTTTGAATTTCTCAGCAAATAATTCTAAAATTTCGCGGCGGATGGTTTCGGCGCCGGTGTGTGCAACACGCCAAGAAGTTAAGTTTAATTTTTGACACTCATCGGGTTTGATTTTTTCTAGGCAATATTGGTACGCAAAACAGGGAGATCCTGTGTGGGTAACATGATATTTTGAGATAGCTGAAAGCCAACGAATCGGATGTTTAATAAACGTCACCGGCGACATAATAAAGCAGGGAATGCCGGCATACAACGGTTGAAGCATTCCGTTTACTAATCCGTAATCGTGAAAGTAGGGAATCCAGCTTGCACAAATGCTTTCTGAGGTGTACCCATGTGCTTGCGTAATAGCGGCTATATTTGCTATGAGATTTTGATGAGTAATCGCTACCCCTTTTGGTGTAGAAGTTGAGCCAGATGTGTATTGCAGATAAGCTAAACTATCGCTTTTGATAGGGGTTTCTTTCCAGTCTTTCCCTGAGTTTTGATTAATTGTATTTGTCGCTATGTAAGACAGGGTTTTTAAGCTTTTGTAATCTGTTATAAAAGGTTCTAACTGAGACAAAATTTTGGATGTACTTAAGATAAAAGAGCATTCAGCATCTTGAATAATCGATTCTAACCTCGGACGAATTCGCTTCAGTCTTGATGCTTCAGGTGCCGGTGTGGGAATGGCAATAACACCGGCATAAAGACACCCGAAAAATGCCGCTATAAATTCTAATCCTTGCGGATAAATGAGTAGCGCTCTATCTCCAGGGGAAATGCAAGATTGCAAATGAGCAGCGATTGCTTTTGCTTTGCAATCTAACTGTTGATATGTCAACCTGTCTTCTGGCGTTTCCCCGTTGGCTAGATAAGTATAGGCTACTTGCGCCGGCTCAGAAGAAGCTCGCTGTTGTAAAATTTCCACCAAGGTAGAAAATTGATTTTTTTGATTTCCCAGCGTATCGAATAAAAGCATTTTTTCTCCCATACTCTTCACTACCTTACCTCCACAGGTTGTCTCAACAGTTCTACTAACGCATAAAAAGCCGGTTTAGGCTGATAATTTTCATCAAAAATTAACGCCGCATCGGGACGATTTGTAAATTGAGGAATCCACGAGTGCGCGTCTGTAAACCCCCACATTACAAAAGCTTTACAGTTACTTGCTTTTAAACAAACTTGCAGCATTTGCCGGTAAATATTAGCCTGAGCAACTAATCTTTCTTTTCTTGTTCCATATCCGTCCTGAATTTTCACATCCATTTCAGTGATATGTACCTCTAATCCCAACTCAGACAAACGCAGCATATTATTCGCTATTTCTTGCGGCCTGGGTGTATAATTCAAACCAACGTGCATTTGCAATCCCACCCCATCAATGGGAACTTTTTTTAACAGCAATTGCTCGACTAAACGATAGATAGCATCAGACTTCCTCCCTCTTCCTTCGCCGCCATAGTCATTATAAAATAGTTTAGCATCGGGGTCAGCTTCGTGTGCCCAACGAAACGCCATTTCTATGTATTCGGGGCCAATAGTTTGCAGCCAAATTGTGTTTCTTAATCTGCCATCATCAGCCATAGCCTCATTCACCACATCCCAGGCCATGATTTGTCCTCGATAGTGACCCACAACTTTATAAATATGATCTCGCAAAATGCTGATTGCTTCATCACGAGATAATTTTTTTTCTTTCAACCATTTTGGTAATTGATTGTGCCAAACGAGGACGTGACCACGCAAATTCATTTTATTTCTTGAAGCAAAAGCTACCATTTCATCTGCTTTTTCAAAATTATAACTGTCGGGAGTGGGACGCAAAGGTTCAAATTTCATCACGTTTTCTGGCGTGATAATATTAAATTGTTCCGCCAAGGTTTTTTGATAATTTGGCTCATTTTTTAACGGCAAATCTCTCACCGCTGTGCCGATTTTAATGCCTCGCTCAGCGGCAAGCGTTCGCAAAGATGGGGTTGTTGTCTGAGCAATTTTTATGGTAATTTGGTTTGCAGTAACGTTACCCGGATTTAAAGCAAAAAAGGGCTGAGCTTGTATTATCAGTCCCATTAACCCGCTCACGACAAACAAAATTAATGTTTTTACCCGCTTTTTCCTCATTTTTTACTGTTCAGTCCTACCGTCAGTGTCCAGTGCATTAACTTTTGCCAGTATCGCTTTTTTAGGAATTTTTGAGCATCCATTTCTTCCCCCCTTTCTTGATAAAATTGTGCGAAACTCTCCACCCAGTTAATCACGGTTTCCACCGGCCTATAAGGCGAATAGTCCCAAGATTTTTGTAAAAATTCTACCATTTCTTTAGGATGGCCGGTTGAATGCAAATACCATCCTATCCATACTAAAGTATTGTACCGCACCCGTTTCTCTATTAATCGAATTGAAACCGGCACATCAGGCAAAGAGAAAAAATTATCCATTACTGCCGCAAGTGATCTGGCTTGGGGCAACCCTTTATACATGGCACTCCCCGGATGTTGACGATAACAAACAGTTACTTCAAGCAACCAGCAAGCTTCGCACCCCATCAGTGCTAAACGTAACACTAGATCAGTATCTTCTGCCGGTGGAAACCTCTTATCAAAACCACCAACTTTGATTAACCATTCTCGCTTAAACATCATAGCGCTGGGTAACACTGGCTTCCATCTTAACCAAGATTCCAAATTTAATTGGGGTACTTTTTCCCAAGGCGTGACATCCATAAGCGGGGTGCCATGCCGGTCTACACGCCGCCAACCGCTGTGAACAATTCCTAACGAAGGCTGTGTAGAAAATAAAGCAACTTGGGCAGCTAATTTATCTGGTAAAAAATAGTCATCAGCATCAAGAAAAGCTACTATTTCTCCTTTAGCTACTTCTATACCACGATTGCGAGCCACTGCGACACCTTGATTAGATTGATAGATGTAATAAATATGATTTAGATAAGGTTTTAAACGCTCAACCGTATCATCTGTAGAGCCATCATCAACCACAATGATTTCATAATTCTGGTAAGTTTGCTGCCAAACACTTTCAACTGCTTGAACGATATATTGCGAGGCATTGTAAGTAGGAATAATTACACTCACAAGAAAAGGGTTTATTGTTAGCACTGGCATCTCCTATCAGGAGCGGATGGGAAATAGAAGGCAAAAATAAGTACCCTGAACAACCTCAGACTGAGCCTCCAGAGTTCCACCATGTTTTTTACCACAATTTGATGGGCAATTGCCAAACCTAAAACAAATCCTTTGCCTGTTTCTTTACTTACTGTTGGCTCATTTGAAATTGACATACTCACGCCTGCTAAAGTCACAGTGAATATGTCCAATACCAGCCCGATGTGCTGTGCTTTGAGACATTAAACCTCAAACGAATGCAGCGGCTATCGGGCCTCAAGGTGAGCGACTTAGCTCTGGGGGAGTTTCTGTAAATCCTAGAATGGGTTACCAAAAAAAAGCAGAAGTTGGTAGTCAGGAAAGTGCGGTTTTGAAGCCGAGCATGGGGGCGACCTCCTTGCTTAGGTTAACGGAGATGTCAAGAAAGCCTACTAAGTTTTGGGCAAATATCAGGATGAACTATCATCCGGTCTGGCGTGTAGATAGCGCTCTGTTGTGGAAATACTGGAATGTCCCAAAGTTGCCTGTACCAGATGTAGAGGAGCACCCCTATCTAATGAATGGGAAGCATAAGCTTTCAGGCAACCAATGGGGTGATACTTTCTGTTCAAGACCGGCCCTTTTAGCCGCTGCTCTGACAATTCTCACAACATTACTTGCGGCATAATGCCGGCCTGATTTGGTAGGAAAAACCGGCATTGTTGAACCGGCCTTTTTGCGTGTGGTTTGTAAATCTTTCCACAATTGTTCAGAAATAAGAATGTGGCGAAGTTTAGAACCTTTCCCTAAAATATCGACTTGCCCGCCTGGGATTCGTTTTTTTAAATCCTTCCACTT encodes:
- a CDS encoding AMP-binding protein; the protein is MFKHSINSNSTIVDILREQASKQPEKMAYAFLREGKTIKDSWTYSQLNQRAIAIAATLESQIKSKSRVLLIYPAGLEFLAAFFGCLYADMIAIPAPAPEMFGKQRIVARLKAIIDDAKPDFLLTTSETYAQLDKLKEQIFSNCQPKILTTETLPVEQNYQLLKPAVFTDDIAYLQYTSGSTSTPKGVEITHKCLMANLGDAIAALGYNSNSIVANWMPHFHDAGLVGGLLRPLYAGISCYVMSPLALMKQPIRWLEIISNYRVTHSIGTNFIYDYCVSHAKPELCQNLNLSSWQVAGVGAEPIRHETLNSFVETFKPYGFEPSTFCPGYGLAESTLTLTAKSLNNRPLFLRVSAEALKKNQVLETSQIGEPVIVGCGSFIGNTKIAIVNTHTFTRCAVDEIGEIWVAGSSIAKGYWNRPDVTNQTFHAYITDTKEGPFLRTGDLGFIKDGELFVSGRLKDLIIRRGENYYPQDIEWIVEKSHPALRSAAGAAFSVEIEGTEQIVIVQEVERSAGKTLNSEEVIAAIRKAIAEELELPVYAIVLLKRGSIPKTSSGKIQRQACRAAFLNGSLDSIDAWRLNSESIREEIEPRTELELQLLQIWQKILGIAPISIKDNFFQLGGDSLKAANLVVLVEERLRIKIPLATVMEAPTIEKLAACLQQLNRKRNYNSLVAIRSQGSKRPFFYVDGLGANIVNYTNLERYLDPERPFYVLHPVGLNGDKFPHATIEEMASHYIKEIQTIQPQSPYLLGGYCMGAMVAFEMAQQLVKQEQIVLQLVMVEGVNPFNLAAKTVNNNEEFIKREIEIRNNLIEQGWNLGQVEIIIKIWKAERQAILNYMPKLYVGDVVYFSSEQSQHESRFNPMRQLGWAEFTNGDFEIETVPGAHLSMHLEPNVKILAERLNFHLERAAEKANSKVFLLKQSRLQQIQGDLARSRLKLQHFQAYLEK
- a CDS encoding acyl-CoA-binding protein → MKLTEQQIAHFHEKGWVGPLDTFSTEEIEPVKQCIESHSEVITELNGKKALKLYNNVYNIDCTSRDHHLFHEPIKSLVSSQKIVQRLNQIETSDLLLWRTDIFYLLPNQGATGWHQYKEYYWMFDIDYEKPQLDFSKNPNAINFTVWVALEDVPIEKGCLQFANGTHKKPFKILTNSVDAEDSTFANYRNHKSVYKGDRIKAGTFEFQPADWEVEIVPAKAGQIIIFTESVMHSSLPNISNSQRLSISAAYIHPSVAIYSHRLKGDFIDQNNHDIQRHFSILVSGKDEYNLNVVRDKHDLSPIETEFQKASNIVRFYHVELPPNKQQIEIYGLEKQAIKGDCNEEEPDAILHPRQYIQWQAWKRYQGMSRQEAMKRYTEIVASLPRKKTPKNAGPAEQQMQAQTEITAWLVAYTADLLEIEPVEIDITADVDSYGLDSVTLINLLGNLEQWLGCEIESSLLSEYSSIEALAKYLAQEVKVKPRTVYV
- a CDS encoding fatty acyl-AMP ligase, whose protein sequence is MLLFDTLGNQKNQFSTLVEILQQRASSEPAQVAYTYLANGETPEDRLTYQQLDCKAKAIAAHLQSCISPGDRALLIYPQGLEFIAAFFGCLYAGVIAIPTPAPEASRLKRIRPRLESIIQDAECSFILSTSKILSQLEPFITDYKSLKTLSYIATNTINQNSGKDWKETPIKSDSLAYLQYTSGSTSTPKGVAITHQNLIANIAAITQAHGYTSESICASWIPYFHDYGLVNGMLQPLYAGIPCFIMSPVTFIKHPIRWLSAISKYHVTHTGSPCFAYQYCLEKIKPDECQKLNLTSWRVAHTGAETIRREILELFAEKFKPYGFNFSAFYPSYGLAEATLMVTTKKLDEIPKICTVSRQSLSQGRVVVYGKNETENFVSLTSCGITAGDNKIAIVNPETLRRCGVDEVGEIWVAGSSVAKGYWQHLDLTEKTFQAYITDTKEGPFLRTGDLGFIKNNELFVTGRLKDVIIISGCNHYPQDIELSVQQSHPALRFGCGAAFAVETEGQERVIIVQEVNRSEQNQIDSKQITSTIRQAVSAFHEIQLYAVVLIKQGSIPKTSSGKIMRHACKVQFQEGKLEAIFVDIRKK
- a CDS encoding endo-1,4-beta-xylanase produces the protein MGLIIQAQPFFALNPGNVTANQITIKIAQTTTPSLRTLAAERGIKIGTAVRDLPLKNEPNYQKTLAEQFNIITPENVMKFEPLRPTPDSYNFEKADEMVAFASRNKMNLRGHVLVWHNQLPKWLKEKKLSRDEAISILRDHIYKVVGHYRGQIMAWDVVNEAMADDGRLRNTIWLQTIGPEYIEMAFRWAHEADPDAKLFYNDYGGEGRGRKSDAIYRLVEQLLLKKVPIDGVGLQMHVGLNYTPRPQEIANNMLRLSELGLEVHITEMDVKIQDGYGTRKERLVAQANIYRQMLQVCLKASNCKAFVMWGFTDAHSWIPQFTNRPDAALIFDENYQPKPAFYALVELLRQPVEVR
- a CDS encoding glycosyltransferase family 2 protein, coding for MPVLTINPFLVSVIIPTYNASQYIVQAVESVWQQTYQNYEIIVVDDGSTDDTVERLKPYLNHIYYIYQSNQGVAVARNRGIEVAKGEIVAFLDADDYFLPDKLAAQVALFSTQPSLGIVHSGWRRVDRHGTPLMDVTPWEKVPQLNLESWLRWKPVLPSAMMFKREWLIKVGGFDKRFPPAEDTDLVLRLALMGCEACWLLEVTVCYRQHPGSAMYKGLPQARSLAAVMDNFFSLPDVPVSIRLIEKRVRYNTLVWIGWYLHSTGHPKEMVEFLQKSWDYSPYRPVETVINWVESFAQFYQERGEEMDAQKFLKKRYWQKLMHWTLTVGLNSKK
- a CDS encoding tyrosine-type recombinase/integrase, with translation MSEQRLKGPVLNRKYHPIGCLKAYASHSLDRGAPLHLVQATLGHSSISTTERYLHARPDDSSS